TTCGATCCGGGAAGGCGTCGCGCGGATAGGACGCGGCGCCGCGGACCGTGTGGGATTCGAGAAGTTCCTGAACGACTCCGAAGCCTTGGGGTTCGAGGCGCCATGAAGATATTCGCCACTCGCAGGATTCCTTCGGCCGGCCTTCTGATCCTGGAACGAGCCGGTCGCGTCGCGATTGCCCAGGACGCCGAAGACGAGCTCGTGCCGCGGGCGAAGGTGCTGGAAGGCGTCAAGGATGCGGACGTCCTGGTGTCGCTCCTCACCGAGAGAATCGATGGGGAAATCATGCGGGCGGGTGCCAGCCTCCGCGGCATTGCCAACTACGCCGTTGGGTACAACAACATCGACGTGGTAGCCGCGACCGAGCTCGGTCTGCCGGTCACGAACACCCCCGGCGTTCTGACCGACACCACGGCCGATCTCGCCTGGACCCTCATCATGGCCGTCGCTCGCAACGTCGTCTCTGCCGATCGCTATATGCGAGGGGGCAAGTACAAGATTTGGGGCCCGAGCCTCTTCCTCGGAGCCGACGTCAGTCGCGGAGGGGACGGGCGTCCGAAGGTCCTCGGTATCGTAGGCTTCGGACGCATCGGCCAGGCGGTTCTGCGCCGGGCATCGGGGTTCGACATGCGTTGTCTCGCTCACGATCCCCCCATGCAACAAATCATCGAGCGGACCGAGGGAGTGGAGTACGCCGAGCTGGATCGCCTCCTGGAGCTGAGTGACTTCGTCACCATCCATACGGATCTGAATCCTTCGACAAAGCATCTGTTCGGTGCCGAGGCATTCGACAAGATGAAGACAACGGCCATCCTGATCAATACCGCTCGCGGACCCATCGTCGACGAAAAGGCGCTCGTCGCAGCGCTTCGCGAGGGCAAGATCGCGGGGGCGGGGCTGGACGTTTTCGAGGACGAGCCTCTGATGGCGCCTGGGCTTGCCGATCTCGAAAACGTCGTCGTTCTACCCCATATCGCTTCGGCGAGCCGCGACACCCGCAACAAGATGGCAAGGATGTGTGCCGAGAACGCCGTTGCCCATGGCAGGCTCGAGCGCGCCCCGAATTGCGTCAATCCCGAGGTCTACGACACCGAGGCTTACCGGAAGCGAACTACCCGCTGAAATCCCCCTGAAATCTCCTCGAGCACGACCGATTGACAACCCTCCAAATATGTTATATTTTTATAACATATGGGTGCGGAACAAAGAACCGAGCTCGAGCCGGTTTGGAGGGCTCTGGCGAATCCGCTCCGGCGTAGAATCCTGGACATCCTGGCGGACGGCCCCTGTACGACCGGTGAGCTGGCCGAACGGTTCCCGGAGCATTCTCGCTTCGCGGTCATGCAGCACATCCGCGTGCTCGAAGCAGGCCACCTCGTCGTGCATCGACGGATGGGTCGAAAGCGATTCAACTATCTCAATCCAATTCCCATCCAGGAGATCTACCACCGGTGGGTGAGTCGGTATCAGCGACCCTGGGCCGAGGCCCTTTTGGCACTGAAGGGAGAGCTCGAGGCCGAGCAACAGAGCTCGAAGACTCGGGAGGAGAGGGGAAAGACGGGAAAGACGAGGAGATGACATGCCTGAAGGAAAGTTGAAGAACCATGTGCTCACCATCGAGATCGGTGTTCCGAGACAACGGGTTTGGGAGGAGATCACGAAAACCGGCCGAATCCAGAGAGCCATGGTGAACACGGTACTGGAGTCGAATCTCGTGCCTGGAAGCAAGCTCAGGTATTACAGCCCGAACATGAAGCATGTCTTCGTGGTGGGTGAGGTGATCGAAGTATCCCCGCCGAGGAAATTCTCCCACACCTACCTCTTCACTACGCGGCGCGAAGAGCCCAGTCTCGTTACCTGGGAGCTGGAAGAGACATCGGGCGGATGTCGGGTAACGCTCACTCACGGAGGATGGACGGACCAAGTCAAGACCCACAGGGAAGTCGTCGGCGGTTGGCGAGAGATACTGGATGCGCTCAAATCGGAGCTGGAGAGAGGAAGCATACCTTTGAAAACGAGGCTCTCCTATGGCGCGATGAGCTCACTCGCCTTTCTGTTGCCAAAGACGAGGGTTTCCGAAGTCGAGAAGGCAGGCTGGTAAGTTACGGCGTCAGGGGAGAGCTTCACCCATCAGCTTCCCGGGAAGCCAGGTCGCGAGTGCGGGAAAAAAGCAGAGGAGCACGATGGCGACGATCATACACAGCATGAAGGGCAATGCACCTTTCAGGACTGCGGGCAGGGCGATATCGGGAACGATGCCGTTGATCACGTACAGATTCAGTCCGACGGGAGGCGTGATGAGACCGATCTCCATGTTGACGGTGAGCACGACGGCGAACCAATAAGGATCGAAACCCGCCTTGGTAATGATGGGGAGCAATATGGGCGCGGCCATGAGGATGATGGCCACCGGTGGAAGAAAGAATCCGGCGACGAGCAGAAAGACGTTGATGAAGAACATCAGAATCCAGCGGTTCGCGTCCATCGAGACGATCCATTCGGCGAGAGACTGCGTCACGTAGAGGCTCGAGAGCATGTAGCTGAAGAGCCCCGAGGCGGCGATGATGAAGAGGATCATCACCGACTCGCGCGTCGAGTCCCGCATCACCTTCCAGAGCTCGGCCGGATGGAACACACGATAGATCAACGTCACCAGGAGGATCACGAGAAAGGCGCCGACCCCGGCGGTCTCGGACGGGGTAGCGACCCCTCCGTACAGGACGTAGACGACCGCGACGATGATGAGCAGAAAGGGTAGGACCTTGGGAAGCGACTCGAGCTTCTCTCGCCAGCTGGGAGCGGCCTCCGCCACGTTGGAGACCCGTTTCGAGCGCCAGGTCGCGAACAAGGCCCAGGCCATGAACAGCCCGGTCAAGAGTACTCCGGGTACGACTCCGGCGAGGAACAATCGGCCGATCGAGGTCTCGGTCGCGATTCCATAGACGATCATGGTGACGCTCGGGGGAATGAGAATGCCGAGAGTGCCGCCCGCCGCAATCGAGCCCGCCGCGAGGCTGTCGCTGAAGCCGCGAGCCCGCATGGCAGGTATGCCCATCTTTCCGATCGCCGCACAGGTCGCGGGCGACGATCCCGATAGGGCCGAGAAGAGGGCGCATCCCCCCAGATTCGAGATGACGAGCCCCCCCGGCACCCGGTACAGCCATCGGTCGAGCGCGTCGTAGAGATCGGATCCCGCGCGAGAAGCCGCAACCGCGGCCCCCATGACGATGAACATGGGAATCGCGAGGAGGGTGAAGTCGTCGAGAGTGCCGAAGAACAGCTCCGCCACGAGCGAAAGACTCGACGGACCTTCGAAGGCGACGAGAAAGCCGATCGAGACGATGCCGAGGCCCACGGCGACAGGCATGCCCGACAAGAGGACGAGAGCGGTGACGATCGCGATAACCGCCCCGGTGGTGAGAGGGTTCACCGCTGCGCCCCGGCGTGACCCGTGAGGAGCGCAAGAACGTCGGCGATGTACTGAAGCAACATGAGGCCGAACCCCAGAGGCAGCGACGCGTAGGGAATCCAAAGCGGCACCGCCCATACCGTTTCCGACAGCCAGTCACCGGCCCAGGCCTCGTACCAGAGCTCGAGGCCTGACCAGAGAAGAACGCCGCAGAAGATGATTCCCGCAAGCGCGCATCCGAGTGCGAGCCGACGGCGAGCGCCATCGGATAGATAAAGGGGGAGGAGGTCCACGCCGACGTGGCCGCGGATCATCAGGACGTAGGGGCTACCGACGAGCGTGGCCCCGACGAGCAAATAGGTCACGAGCTCGGTTTGCCACGCCGTGGGACTACGCAAGACGTACCGCACGAAGACCAGGTGGCATACGACCATTACCGAGAGGCCGATCATGAAAGCGGCAAGCATCCCGAAGAAACGGGAAGCCCTTCCCACTACGGAGATGAATGCGTTCACTCGACCCCGAGCGCTTGATCGAGAAGGGCCTTCCCGCCTTCGACCTCTTCGGCGAAGAGCCTGTAGGAAGTCTCGTTGGCCAGCGCGAGCCAACCATCGAGCTGCTCCGGGCTCAGGCGAACGACCCGCACGCCCGCCCTTTCGAAGGTGGACTCCGCCTCCCGGTCGAGCTCCTTCGCCTGCTGGGAAAAGAAGACTTCCGCTTTCACGCTCGCATCCTTCAGCGCCGCCTGCTGTTGGTCGGTCAGCCCGTCGAAGCTCCGCTTCGACATGAGTATCGGCTGGTACATGAACCAGAGCGCCGTCTCCCCCGGCGCGGTCAGGCATTGGACTTGCTCGTAGAGGCGAAAGGAAACGAAGCTGATGCTGCTCGTCATCGTTGCATCGAGCACCCCGGTCTGCATCGCGGTATAGATCTCGGAGCTGGGCATCGAAGTAATGGAGCCCCCGGCGCCCAGCAACATCTGTTCGAAGGCCTTGCCCGCACCGCGAATCGTCTGTCCCTTGATGTCCCCGGGAACGAGGATACATCCGCTCTTGGAGGCGAACCCTCCGGCAAGCCACGCGTCGGCGAGCACCAGGACGCCTTGCTCGGCGACCCGGCGCCGGATCTCGTCCATGAACGGAGAATCGTTGACTCGCTGGGCGTGCGCGTGGCTCTTCACCAGTCCGGGCATGAGGGTCAGATTGAACTCCGGATGTCGCCCCGCGGCGTAGGCCAAGGGGAATACCGAGATGTCGAGCCGTCCGCGCGTCATCGCCGGCCATTGCTCCGTGGCCTCGAAGAGCGACTGGCCGGGGTAGATGCGGATCTTCAGATCGACGCCGGCGGACTCCAGCTCCGTCCTGATGATCTCGAGCATCTCCCCGCGAACATCGCCGTCGGGCCACTGATGGCTGGCTCGAAGGATTCGGTTTTCCTGACAGGCGGCGAGCAGCAGAGCTGCGGAGAGAACGAGCCGGGGAACGCGCATCGAAGCGAGGTTCTAACAGATTTGGCGACGCGCGGTCAACGGAGTCGAAGCCTCAGGCTCCGGCTTCCTTCAGC
This window of the Vicinamibacteria bacterium genome carries:
- a CDS encoding D-glycerate dehydrogenase; translation: MKIFATRRIPSAGLLILERAGRVAIAQDAEDELVPRAKVLEGVKDADVLVSLLTERIDGEIMRAGASLRGIANYAVGYNNIDVVAATELGLPVTNTPGVLTDTTADLAWTLIMAVARNVVSADRYMRGGKYKIWGPSLFLGADVSRGGDGRPKVLGIVGFGRIGQAVLRRASGFDMRCLAHDPPMQQIIERTEGVEYAELDRLLELSDFVTIHTDLNPSTKHLFGAEAFDKMKTTAILINTARGPIVDEKALVAALREGKIAGAGLDVFEDEPLMAPGLADLENVVVLPHIASASRDTRNKMARMCAENAVAHGRLERAPNCVNPEVYDTEAYRKRTTR
- the dctP gene encoding TRAP transporter substrate-binding protein DctP; its protein translation is MRVPRLVLSAALLLAACQENRILRASHQWPDGDVRGEMLEIIRTELESAGVDLKIRIYPGQSLFEATEQWPAMTRGRLDISVFPLAYAAGRHPEFNLTLMPGLVKSHAHAQRVNDSPFMDEIRRRVAEQGVLVLADAWLAGGFASKSGCILVPGDIKGQTIRGAGKAFEQMLLGAGGSITSMPSSEIYTAMQTGVLDATMTSSISFVSFRLYEQVQCLTAPGETALWFMYQPILMSKRSFDGLTDQQQAALKDASVKAEVFFSQQAKELDREAESTFERAGVRVVRLSPEQLDGWLALANETSYRLFAEEVEGGKALLDQALGVE
- a CDS encoding TRAP transporter small permease, encoding MNAFISVVGRASRFFGMLAAFMIGLSVMVVCHLVFVRYVLRSPTAWQTELVTYLLVGATLVGSPYVLMIRGHVGVDLLPLYLSDGARRRLALGCALAGIIFCGVLLWSGLELWYEAWAGDWLSETVWAVPLWIPYASLPLGFGLMLLQYIADVLALLTGHAGAQR
- a CDS encoding TRAP transporter large permease is translated as MNPLTTGAVIAIVTALVLLSGMPVAVGLGIVSIGFLVAFEGPSSLSLVAELFFGTLDDFTLLAIPMFIVMGAAVAASRAGSDLYDALDRWLYRVPGGLVISNLGGCALFSALSGSSPATCAAIGKMGIPAMRARGFSDSLAAGSIAAGGTLGILIPPSVTMIVYGIATETSIGRLFLAGVVPGVLLTGLFMAWALFATWRSKRVSNVAEAAPSWREKLESLPKVLPFLLIIVAVVYVLYGGVATPSETAGVGAFLVILLVTLIYRVFHPAELWKVMRDSTRESVMILFIIAASGLFSYMLSSLYVTQSLAEWIVSMDANRWILMFFINVFLLVAGFFLPPVAIILMAAPILLPIITKAGFDPYWFAVVLTVNMEIGLITPPVGLNLYVINGIVPDIALPAVLKGALPFMLCMIVAIVLLCFFPALATWLPGKLMGEALP
- a CDS encoding metalloregulator ArsR/SmtB family transcription factor encodes the protein MGAEQRTELEPVWRALANPLRRRILDILADGPCTTGELAERFPEHSRFAVMQHIRVLEAGHLVVHRRMGRKRFNYLNPIPIQEIYHRWVSRYQRPWAEALLALKGELEAEQQSSKTREERGKTGKTRR
- a CDS encoding SRPBCC domain-containing protein codes for the protein MPEGKLKNHVLTIEIGVPRQRVWEEITKTGRIQRAMVNTVLESNLVPGSKLRYYSPNMKHVFVVGEVIEVSPPRKFSHTYLFTTRREEPSLVTWELEETSGGCRVTLTHGGWTDQVKTHREVVGGWREILDALKSELERGSIPLKTRLSYGAMSSLAFLLPKTRVSEVEKAGW